A genomic region of Trueperaceae bacterium contains the following coding sequences:
- a CDS encoding ABC transporter permease codes for MVGVTQTESRKRSDAPAARALRSLRRNVPAMLSIGVLVILVFVAVFAPQVAPHDYAAGDLSANFARPGARFPLGADFLGRDMLSRLIYGTRISLAVAFLGAFFAFTVGLVYGVIAGYFGGRLDDVLMRIVDVLYAFPGLLFIILLMVAFKTGFGGGIASNPVMSAISRFDASLGGMFLIIVGISLTSWVGMARLTRGMALALRHSEFITAAKALGASNRRIIFKHLVPAIAGPLIVQVTLSIPAFIGTEAFLSFIGIGVTPPTPSWGTMIAEGFSSMRSHPHLAIYPGLALAIVMLAFNFLGDGLRDALDPHSR; via the coding sequence ATGGTGGGCGTCACCCAGACGGAGTCGCGCAAGCGCAGCGACGCGCCCGCGGCTCGAGCACTGCGAAGCCTGCGCAGGAACGTGCCCGCCATGCTCAGCATCGGGGTGCTCGTCATCCTCGTGTTCGTGGCGGTCTTCGCTCCTCAGGTCGCGCCACACGACTACGCAGCCGGGGACCTGTCGGCCAACTTCGCCAGACCCGGGGCGCGGTTCCCACTCGGAGCGGACTTCCTCGGGCGCGACATGCTCTCGCGCCTGATCTACGGCACGCGCATCTCGCTCGCCGTCGCTTTCCTCGGCGCGTTCTTCGCGTTCACCGTTGGGCTCGTGTACGGCGTCATAGCGGGTTACTTCGGCGGCCGGCTCGACGACGTGTTGATGCGGATCGTCGACGTGCTCTACGCGTTCCCCGGGCTGCTCTTCATCATCCTCCTGATGGTGGCCTTCAAGACCGGCTTCGGCGGAGGGATCGCCAGCAACCCTGTCATGTCCGCCATCAGCCGCTTCGACGCGAGCCTGGGCGGCATGTTCCTCATCATCGTGGGCATCAGCCTCACGTCCTGGGTCGGCATGGCGCGCCTCACCCGCGGCATGGCCCTGGCACTGCGGCACTCGGAGTTCATCACCGCCGCGAAAGCGCTGGGAGCGTCCAACCGCCGCATCATCTTCAAGCACCTGGTGCCGGCCATCGCCGGACCGCTCATCGTGCAGGTGACGCTCTCCATCCCAGCCTTCATCGGCACGGAGGCGTTCCTCAGCTTCATCGGCATCGGGGTAACGCCCCCCACGCCCTCCTGGGGAACGATGATCGCAGAGGGGTTCTCCTCCATGCGTAGCCACCCACACCTGGCGATCTACCCCGGGCTCGCCCTCGCGATCGTCATGTTGGCCTTCAACTTCTTAGGCGACGGGCTGCGCGACGCCCTGGACCCCCACTCACGCTGA